The Flavobacteriales bacterium genome segment GCCAGATGTGGATGTGGTCATGCTCACTTCTTATGAGGATGAGCAGACCATATTGAAAGCCTTGTGCAGCGGAGCGGTGGGCTATATCTCCAAGAAGGCCGATCAGGAAGAGATCGTGGAAGCGTTAAAAATCGTACAGAAAGGCGGTTCGTATATGTCCCCGCACATCGCGCGGGAGATCGTCACCCATTTTGCCCGACCCAAGGAAGAGCAGAAGCCCCAATTACTGACCGAACGCCAGTTGGAGATCATCCAGCGCTTGGTGGATGGACTCAGCTATAAGGAGATTGCCGACCAGCTCTATGTCTCGGTAGAGACCGTACGCAGCCATATCAAGAAGATGTATCGCGCATTGGAGGTCAATAACAAGGCCGAGGCCATCGCCCTTTATCTGCGCGGGGAGATCGATTGAAGAATCACCCTATAGGGTGATGCCGATTCCGGTGATTGTGTGCGATATTTGGTCTAGAAGTCAGGTGGAAGCATCTTATTACGTCTATCCAGACCATCCAACTCAAGATC includes the following:
- a CDS encoding response regulator transcription factor, with the translated sequence MEKRDIRVSIIEDVVPIRENVCYYLELDPHIEMAGEFGSAESFFQHFENRSSQHPDILLLDIGLPGMSGLEALPRIREELPDVDVVMLTSYEDEQTILKALCSGAVGYISKKADQEEIVEALKIVQKGGSYMSPHIAREIVTHFARPKEEQKPQLLTERQLEIIQRLVDGLSYKEIADQLYVSVETVRSHIKKMYRALEVNNKAEAIALYLRGEID